TCTGCGCTCTTGCGAAGCCGAATGAGTTCCTTGCGGCGCTTGCGTGACAGGCTCATCTGGACCCTTCATTGTTGTCGTACGGCGAATACGTCCATCTTGCCACTGAATCGACTGGGAGCGCTCTGCGTATCCGAATCCGGCAATTTGCCTGTGCAAGAATTGTCAGCATGTCTAAGCACACGGCTGTAGCCACCCTAAACACCACCCTCGGACCCATCAAGGTCAACCTCTTCGGCAATCACGCGCCCAAGACGGTGAAAAACTTTGTTGGTCTCGCTACCGGCGAGATTGAGTGGAAGCACCCGGCCACGGGCGTCTCGTCCACCACTCCTCTCTATGACGGAACGATCTTCCACCGCATCATCAAGGACTTCATGATCCAGGCCGGCGACCCGCTCGGCCAGGGAACCGGTGGCCCCGGATTCCAGTTCGATGACGAGATCAGCCCCGACCTCGACTTCACCCAGCCGTATGTTCTGGCAATGGCGAACGCTGGCATTCAGGGTGGCCACGGAACCAACGGTTCACAGTTCTTCATCACGGTCGTTCCCACGACCTGGCTGCAGGGCAAGCACACCATCTTCGGTGCCGTTGAGGACGAGGACTCCCGTGCCATCGTTGCGAAGCTCGCGACCGTCGCAACGGATGGCCGCGACCGTCCGCTTGAGGACGTTGTCATCGAGAGTGTCACCGTCGAGTCCGTCTAAGCAGAGCAGTCCCTACACAGATGAGCGATCTGCCTGCCTCGGCGGCGAATACGTGTTACCGCCACCCGGGGCGGCAGAGCTTCATTTTGTGTCAGCGTTGTGGCCGGACGATTTGTCCGGAATGTCAAACGCAGGCGGCCGTTGGAGTCGTCTGTCCCGAATGCATGAAGGAGCAGCGTAAGAACGCTCCCCGCACGAAGCCTGCGCTGCTCACGCGCCTCACGGGCGCGGGTAGGCCCACCGTGACGTATGCTCTGATCGCCGTCACGGTCTTCGTCTTTGTCCTGCAGTGGATTCCTGGCCTCAACATTTACCAGAACTTCGCGTATATGCCGGCTCTCACCGTCTTTGAGCCGTGGCGCATGATCACCAGCGTGTTCTTGCACTCGCAGGGATTCATTTTTCACATTCTGCTCAACATGTACATGCTGTGGATCTTCGGCCCGATTCTTGAGGACCTACTGGGTCGCATCCGCTTCCTGGCGCTGTACCTTGTGAGCGGTTTTGCGGGCTCACTGGGCGTTCTCCTGCTCTCCTCCCCCACCACCGTCGTTGTGGGAGCCTCAGGAGCCATCTTTGGCCTCCTGGGCGCGTACCTGGTGATTCAGCGACGCCTGGGTGGTAACTCCACACAGCTTCTGGTGTTGCTGGGCATCAACTTCGTCATCGGGTTCATCCCCGGGTTGAATATTGCCTGGCAAGCACACCTCGGCGGGCTGATCGGCGGAGCCCTGATGGGACTCATTTTCGTGCAAACACGCCGGCTCAAGCACCAGGCGCTACAGATTCCGCTGGTGGCTGCTCTGGTACTCGGCTTGGCCGCAGTGACGGCACTGGTGGTGCTTTAAGTTATCCACAGGTTATCCACACTGGGGATAATTACACGGTTGTCATTACCCGTTCGGGATGCAACGCGTGGCGGGGGTGGAACGGGTGATTAGCGCCAGCGTGTGGTCATCAGGAAGCCAACGAAGGCGATTCCGAAGCCAACCATAATGTTCCAGGATCCCAGTGCGGCAATGGGCAGCTGACTCTGGCTCACGTAGAAGACGATGATCCAGGCGAGGCCGATGAGCATGAAGCCGAACATGACCGGCTTGAACCAGACGGCGTTCGGAGCTTCCTCGCCCGAGCGGGCAACCTCGGTGCGGGCGGGCTTAGTGCGGGGATTCGATCGGGCCATGCGTGTGATCTTACCGTCATCGCCTGTGGCGCGTGGTGGTGACGCGGAAGCCGGCAAATCTTCGGGTTCTCCGAGACTGTGATGAGGAACGGACTCTCCCAAACAACTTCAATAGACTCATTACCGTGACCAAGTCCCTGGAACCCGACGCCGCACCGTCCGTTCCGGGGCGCAGGGCGATACGCGCGGAGCGCAAAACCGCTCGTCGCAGCGTCACGGTCCTGGGGGTCGTGGGTGAACTGTTGGTCACCGCCGGAGTTCTGGTCATGCTGTTTATTGGATGGCAATTGTGGTGGAACGACATGATCATGGCCAACGAGCAGTCCAGTGCGGCGAGTGACATCAGTCAAAACTGGATTGACGAGGCACGGCAGCAGAGCGAACAGGATGCGACGCCCGACCCGCCCACGTCGACCGGTGCGCCCGACTACGGTGAACCGATTGTGGGTACCGCTCCGGCCGATGGACAACCCTTCGCTGTGCTCTATATTCCGAGGTACGGTGCTGACTACACCCGCACGGTCGCTCAGGGAACGGGCCATAACGTGCTCAACAGCACCACCCTCGGCATCGGACACTATCCCGAGACTCAGATGCCGGGTGAGGTGGGAAACTTCGCTGTAGCAGCGCACCGCAGTGCCTATGGCGGCGGTATGCACCTGATCAATGAACTGCAGCTGAATGACGCCATCTTTGTGCAGACCGCTGACGGGTACTTCACCTACCGCTACCGGGATATGGAGTACGTGCCCCCGTCCCGGGTCGAGGTACTAGCCCCCGTGCCCAACGTGCCCGGTATGGCGCCTGTGGACCGCATCATCACCCTCACGAGTTGCAACCCGTTGTACTCCACAGCCGAGCGCATCATTGCGTACGGCGTCTTCGAATCGTGGCAACCGACATCCGCTGGTGCACCTACTGAACTCGCGCCCATCATTGCCGCCCAGGCGCAGGGCTAGGAGGCTCCCATGTATGCAGCACTCTGGCGTATTCTTCCGGGACCGGTGTGGGTTCGCCTGCTCCTGGTTCTTCTTCTCCTCGCGGCATCGCTTTATGCCCTCGCCACGTGGGTTTTTCCCTATATCGACCAATTTGTAAGCAACCAGGAAGCGACGGTGGGCAGTTCATGACCCGCATTCTTGTCATCGACAACTACGACAGTTTTGTGTACACCCTCAACGGGTACCTGATGGAGCTCGGCGCAGAGACCGTGGTCATGCGCAATGACGCCTTCGACGTGAGTGAGGTCGCCGAGCGACTGTCGGAGTACGACGGGGTGTTGCTCTCTCCCGGACCCGGTAAGCCAGCGGATGCCGGAGTGTCGGTAGCCATGGTGCGTGCCGCCCTCGAGTCTGGCGTGCCGCTGTTTGGTGTGTGCCTCGGTCATCAGGCCATTGCTGAGGCGTTCGGGGCTACGGTCACCAACGCCGAAGAGCTCATGCACGGCAAGACCAGCCTGATCACCCACGATGACAGTGACTTTTACGACGGTGTTCCGCAGCCGTTCACCGCAACACGGTATCACTCGCTCGCGGTCGTGGACACGACGGTTCCGAGCGACCTCGTGGTGACCAGTCGCACTCAGGGGGGCGTGATCATGGGCTTGCGACACGAGTCCGCGCCGATTCTCGGCGTGCAGTTCCACCCCGAATCGGTGCTCACCGAGGGCGGCTACCGCATGGTGGGTAACTGGCTCGCTCTCGCCGGTCTGCCGGAGGCGAAGGAGACGGCCAAGGGGCTGCATCCGCTCTTGCGTCTGAGTTGATGGCTGGTACAGCTAGCCGGTGCAGTACGTGAAGGTGATCTCCGAGTTCTGCGGAACGTCACCGGGGGCCAGTGACTGACTCGTCACCAGCGGGGAGCCGGAATTCGCCTCGCAACTGGGATCAGGCTGCGAATCAGTGACGACGAGGAGCAGCGTGCTGCCGGAGACAAGGTCTGACGCTGCGTTGAGCGACTGCCCCGTCATGTCGGCGAGCGTGACCAGACCACTGGACACCACGAAGTTCACGGTGACCCCTTCGGTCTCGGCCGCGTCGGGTGCGGGGTCGGTGCTGATCACGATGTCAGGAGCCACGGTGGGGGAGTTCTCCGTGGTGACCGACCCGGAGACCAGACCTACGGCCTCCACGGCCGCTTGGGCATCCGCTATGGGCTGATTGAGCACGTTGGGCACGGCAACAGGCACGGCCCCCGTGGAGACGAACACCTTGATGACCTCGGCAGGCTGGACAACGGTGCCCACGGGGGGAACTGTGCGAATGACCTCGCCAGCAGGAACCGTGGGACTGCTCTCTTCGGCCTGGGTTGCCGCGAGGTCGAGATCTAGCAGGATGTTTTGGGCTTCGTCATACGTTTGGCTGGTGAGGAGCGGAATTCGGCGGGAGTTGTCGGGGATCTCCGTGGACGGTGTAAGCGTGTACACCCAGAACATAACCGAAATGACAATGATGACAACGGCGACGATGCCGGCCCAGACCCACATGACCGGCGGGCGCCGCTGGGTGCGCACCATGGTGGGGTCTTCGGTGAGCTGCTTGATGGCCAGTACCGAACCCGACTCGAGAGTGGGGGCCAAACCAAAGAGGCCGGC
This sequence is a window from Cryobacterium sp. CG_9.6. Protein-coding genes within it:
- a CDS encoding peptidylprolyl isomerase, translating into MSKHTAVATLNTTLGPIKVNLFGNHAPKTVKNFVGLATGEIEWKHPATGVSSTTPLYDGTIFHRIIKDFMIQAGDPLGQGTGGPGFQFDDEISPDLDFTQPYVLAMANAGIQGGHGTNGSQFFITVVPTTWLQGKHTIFGAVEDEDSRAIVAKLATVATDGRDRPLEDVVIESVTVESV
- a CDS encoding rhomboid family intramembrane serine protease is translated as MKEQRKNAPRTKPALLTRLTGAGRPTVTYALIAVTVFVFVLQWIPGLNIYQNFAYMPALTVFEPWRMITSVFLHSQGFIFHILLNMYMLWIFGPILEDLLGRIRFLALYLVSGFAGSLGVLLLSSPTTVVVGASGAIFGLLGAYLVIQRRLGGNSTQLLVLLGINFVIGFIPGLNIAWQAHLGGLIGGALMGLIFVQTRRLKHQALQIPLVAALVLGLAAVTALVVL
- a CDS encoding cell division protein CrgA, whose product is MARSNPRTKPARTEVARSGEEAPNAVWFKPVMFGFMLIGLAWIIVFYVSQSQLPIAALGSWNIMVGFGIAFVGFLMTTRWR
- a CDS encoding class E sortase, with the translated sequence MTKSLEPDAAPSVPGRRAIRAERKTARRSVTVLGVVGELLVTAGVLVMLFIGWQLWWNDMIMANEQSSAASDISQNWIDEARQQSEQDATPDPPTSTGAPDYGEPIVGTAPADGQPFAVLYIPRYGADYTRTVAQGTGHNVLNSTTLGIGHYPETQMPGEVGNFAVAAHRSAYGGGMHLINELQLNDAIFVQTADGYFTYRYRDMEYVPPSRVEVLAPVPNVPGMAPVDRIITLTSCNPLYSTAERIIAYGVFESWQPTSAGAPTELAPIIAAQAQG
- a CDS encoding gamma-glutamyl-gamma-aminobutyrate hydrolase family protein (Members of this family of hydrolases with an active site Cys residue belong to MEROPS family C26.), with protein sequence MTRILVIDNYDSFVYTLNGYLMELGAETVVMRNDAFDVSEVAERLSEYDGVLLSPGPGKPADAGVSVAMVRAALESGVPLFGVCLGHQAIAEAFGATVTNAEELMHGKTSLITHDDSDFYDGVPQPFTATRYHSLAVVDTTVPSDLVVTSRTQGGVIMGLRHESAPILGVQFHPESVLTEGGYRMVGNWLALAGLPEAKETAKGLHPLLRLS